DNA sequence from the Amycolatopsis sp. Hca4 genome:
TCGCCCACGCCCGCACGTCCATCACCGGCGACTCCAGCCGGTACTCCGGCACGGTGTCGCCGCCGGCCACCGCGACGGTCAGGAACCCCGACGCCGCCCAGGTGCTGATGTCGCGCGGCAGCGTCTCCCCGACCATCCCGGCCGTGAAGCCGCTCAGCTGCGCCAGCCACGCCATGGTGACCGCCTCGTCCGAGGCGTAGAGGAACGGCGCCGTCATCACGCACCCCGCCTGCGGTAAAGCGCCGGGCGCAGGTACGGCTGCGGAGGCACCATGTCGCCGGTGAACACCGTCTCGCCGTCCGGGCCGCGGTAGGCGACGCGGTGGCCTTCCTCGACGTACAGCGCGTAGTTGAGGTCCGATCCGATCCGCGCGGTGTCGCCGTTGATCTCGCTCGACAGCGACTCGCGCAGGTGCCCGGTGTCGACGGGCACGAGGCGCTTGGCGTCGTCGAGGACTTCGCCGACGAGCTGGCCGAACAGCTCGCGCACGTCGGCGGCGATCTTCTCCCGCCAGTCCGGGGCCTCGTGGTACTCCGCCACGGCTCACCCCCCGTCGTCGCCAATCCGCTTGAGGTCCAGCTGGACGTCCGGGACGCGGCCGGCCGCGCGCGGCCGGGTCACGTTCTGCACGAGGTACAGGACGCCGTGCGTGTCGTCCCGGACCCGGTCGCCGGTGAGGACGTCCGTGGTGGACGGCATCGCCGCCTTGCCGACGCGGACCACCCTCGCGGTCTGCGTGGCCGGATCCCACACGCGCGAGTCGCGCTCCTCGATCGCGGCGAGTACACCGGTAGCGGCCGGGGTGGTGTTGTCCGGCACCGGGTCGCCGAAGTCCGACGGCGTGGTGCCCCGGTAGATCGACGCCCGGCACGTCGCACGCGCCCACATCAGATCCCCCGCCAGGCGCCCGGGTCGTCACCGTCGTCGCCGTAAACGTCGCGGCGGCGGTCGACGGCCTCGGCGGGCGCGCGAACGTGCAGCGAGCCGGAGCCGATCCATGACACCCGCCGCAGCGCCTGCGTCGCGTGCGGGGCCAGGGTCAGCCAGGTCTCGGTGCCCTGCGTCGACTGGCCGCCGCCGGTAGAGGTGATGTCCTGGCGCTCGAACTGGTCGGGCTGGGCGGGCTGCCAGGCGGCCTGGTAGGCCACGGCGAGCTTCAGCCAGTACTTGTCCCGGGCGCCGATCCGGTCGGCGTCCATCGGCAGGCGGCCGGCGTAGGTGTCGATGACGGCCTGCGCCGAGAGCAGCTCGTCCTCGTCGACCGTCGCCTTGGCGTAGGTCTTGACGTCGGCGACGGTCGCCCAGGTGTCCGGCATGGCCAGCTCCCTCCCGGCTCGGGGCCGCGCAGCGGCACGCCACGCGGCCCCGTCACGCCGTCCGTCAGCCGATGACCTGCATCGAGAACGCGCCGGGCGCGCCCACCGCGAACGCCTTGCGGGCGCGGAAGTACAGGACGTTCTCGTCGGTGTCGACGCCGATGCCGGTCTCGGCGTCCTGGAAGTTGACCGCCAGCGGGTTGCGGTCACCGACCTGGAGGTACTGCCGGTTGCCGTAGACGATGAACGGCTTGCCGGTCGGCGCCTGCGACCCGGCCGCGCTGGTCTTGCAGCCCATCGACCACTGGAGGTCGTAGCCGAACAGCTTCGGCGTGCCGCCCTGGCCACCGCCCGCGGTGCCGTTGGACGACTCGTTCAGGATCGGCGACCCCGAGTTGTCCTTGATGCCGCGCAGGATCTGCTTGAACGCGGGGTGGGCGATGACGATGGTCTCGGCCTCGTCGAAGTAGTCGCCCTGCTCGTACACGCCCAGCGACGCCGACAGGTTGTCGTAGGTCGCGGCGGTGGCGCCGGTCGACAGGTTCGTGCCGCCGGTGTAGCCGGTGACCGTGTCGTTCTGCGTGAGGATGTAGTACAGCGAGTCGAACAGCCACCCGCTGGTGGCCTTCGCCGCCGTGATGCCCAGGCAGACGTTGTCGAACAGCTTCGCGTACGAGGTGCCCGCGTCCACGCTCTTGGCGTCCACGATGGACGCCAGCGAGTCGGACATGTCCTCCTCGGCGATGGTGACCTTGCCACCGATCTTGTCCGAGGCCAGCAGCACCGAGTCGTTCGGCGAGCTGTCCGCCGGGGCGGAGGTGGACTTCGCCCAGCGGCCGAGCACGACGCCGCCGGAGCGCGGCGTGTACTTGGTGTTCGAGCCCATCGGCACGTGGTGGCCGAAGCGCTCCACGGCCGAGGTCTGCTGGACCTTCTGGATGACGTCGGGGTTGGTCTCGATCGGGATCCAGCCCGCCCCGGTGAAAGCGACGGCCATGACGGCCCTCCGTTTCTGTTGGGATTGCAGGGAAAGGCACCGCGATCCCCGTCACGGGTGCGGTTGGATGCCCTCACGGGCTGCTCTGTGGTGCTGGGGTGGCGAGCTGGATCAGCCGCCGTAGCGGGCGGCGATGATCTCGCCCGCGGTCTTCTCGGTGGCGGCGGTGGTCTTGCCGCCGGGGGTGAGCTTGCCGGGGCGCGGCTTCTCGCCTTCGCCCTCGGCCTTGAAGAACTCGGGGTACTCGGCCTTGACGCGCTTCACCTCGGCGTCGAGGCCGGTGATCTGGCCCTTGTCGTCGATGTCCAGCTTGGACACGTCGAGCAGTCCGGCCAGCGCGCCGACGCGGTCGGTCTTGGCGTCGGCCTCCAGCAGCGCCGCGCGGGCGCTGGCCTTCACGGCGGTCGGCTTGTACCGGGCGGCGGCGGCCTCGTCGGCCTCGCGCTTGGCCTTCTCGGCGTCGGTCTCGTTCTGCTGCTGGAGTTCCTTCAGCTTCACGCGGCGGCTGGCCGACTCGGCGTTGACGCGGGACAGCTCGGCCTGCTGGGCCTCCCACTCGGCCTTCGTCGGCGGCTTCCACTCGTCGTTCGTGCCGCCGCCCGTGCCGTCGCCGCCGCCGGAACCGCCGGTGCCCTGGCCACCGTCACCGCCGGTTCCCGTACCTCCGCCGCCACCGGTCCCGCCGTCGCCGCCCGCCTCGCGGGCGAAGCGCCGGAACCGGCTGTTGAGCGTCTTGATCGCCATCTCGGCGTCCCTTCCTCGAATGCGCCCGCCAGCGGGCTACCTGGTGAACCGGCCGCGTTTCACGGCCCGCTCGGCCCGCGCCTTCACCGACGCAGGCACCCGCCACCCCGAGGGCGCGGGAGAGTTCTTGCCGGACCCGATGCGGGCCAGCAACCGGTCGGCAGCGGCCAGGCGGACGTTCTCGGACTCGGTCGGCAGCGCGTCGCCGCGCAGGATCGACCTCTCGGCCTCGCGCCGCAGCGCTGCCGGAAGGTCGAACGCCGCGGAGTCCGCGGCCGCCGCTGCGGCTCGCCGGGCCGCGTCGACGGCCACCTGGTCGCCCTTAGCCTGTGCGTCCTTGATGGCCTCGTCCCAGTCGTGGGTGACCCGCCGGGCGGCGGCCTCGTCATGCCCGAGCCAGGGCGAGACCCGGCAGCGGCAGTACGGATGCCGGGGCGGCCGCTCCAGCTCGATGTCGACCAGCTCGCCGTCGGCGTTGTAGTCCTTCGGCTGGCACGCCTTCGCCCCGAAGGTCAGGTGCCAGTCGAACGCGTCGCCGGGGTAGATGACGTGGCCGGACAGCGCGAGGCACGCCACGCACGCGTCCCGCTCTGCGATCCACACCAGGCGGCCGCCGACGTGCTCGGCAGCGGCGGCCAGGCCCTCGTTCAGCTCGTCGTTGGTGACCGTGCGAGCAGCCCGCTCGACGATGTTCCCGGCCTGGTCGGCGACGGCCAGCTGCCGGTTGATCGTCTTGAAGCTGCCGCGCTCTAGCGCCTCGACGAGGTCGGCCGCCTGCGCCAGCTTTGCCCGCGCCGCCGCCGTGGCCTCGTCGATGTGGCGCCGCGTCTCTTCGCGAACCCGATTCTCGAGATTCCGCTGTGGAGCGCCTGCCTCGATCAGGCCCTGCGAGACGCCGAGCACCCGGGCCCGCTGCGCGAAGTCGAGCAGCACGGGAGCCGGGTCGATCTGCACAGCCCGGATGCGGGCCGCCAGCTCGGCGGTGTACGCGTCGAAGTCCTCGCCGGACCGGAGCCCCCGGGGCTTGCCGAACCGCTTGGACCAGGCCACGTGCGCCCACGACAACGCGGACTTCAGCGCGTCCCGTACCGGCCCGGCAGCGGCCAGCGCCGCCGCGTCCTCCAGAGACAGGGCTTCGCCGTCGTGCTCGACGATAACGGTCGGGATGACGCTAGCCGGTGCCGTCATCGTCCGGGCCCGTCACGTCGCCGACTAGCTTCGTGATCACCTGCTGGACCGTGGCCTGGTCCATGAGGCCGGCCGCGACCGCCGAGGCGAAGTCACCGACCGCAGTGCCCAGCTGGGCGACCATCGCGATCCGCTGTGGCAGGCCGCCATCGCCGTCGTCGAGCCACCGCTTCACGTCGTCGGGCTTGTAACCCAGCCCCATCAGCGACTGGCCGACCGGCACGCCGACTTCCTGTTCCTGCTTGGCCTGGTTCAGCTTCGTGGTCTTGTCGGTCGACTCGATCGGCGCCCACGTCAGCGTCACCGGCGCGTCGTCCTCGCCGAGGATCTTCAGCACGAACCGGTAGAAGGCACGCCACGTCGGATCGAACGCCGTCCGGCGGCGGCGGGACTTGTTGTCCAGCGGCTCGTTCGCGGTCTTCAGGCTCTCGCCGCTGGGGATCTGCCCCGTGCGGTCGAACAGGTGCAGCGGCGTCTTGGACACCACCGAGCCCTCACGCAGGTACGCCTCGCGGCGGTCGAGGAACACGGCCGGGCTGCCCGGGTCGAGCTGTTTGACGTCGCGGTAGCCCTCCAGATCCCAGAACGAGCCGGGCTCGCTGGACAGCTTCGACTTCCGGTCACCGGTCGTCGAGCTGGTTCGCTGCCCGTCCGGGCTGGCCAGAAACTCGTCCTCGTCGAGGTCGTCGACTGGCGACGGGCCGGGCTTCCCGGCGTCGCGCAGGCCGAGCCGCTGCGGGAGCGTGTTGAAGTCGACGCCCGCCATGTCGCCGATTTCCAGCTTCAGGAGCTTGTTCTGCGTGCCGTAGAAGCACTTGTGCTCCGGCGTGCCGTACTCGCCCGGCAGGCCGGTGCCGTGGAAGTGGAAGACCGGAAAGCCGTACGGGTTCTCCTCGACCGCGTCGCGGCCCTCGGCCTCGTACGGCTGGAAGTCGCCTGCCTTGCTGGACCGCGCGCCCAGGGAGATGTAGTGCTCGATCCGGTCGGCATAGAGCAGGTCCACCCGCGTGCGCTTGGCGCCGACCGGCGTCCTGACGACCCACTTCTGGATCGCAACCCGGGGCGTGCCGGGCTCGTCCTCGTCGTAGAGCACGCGCATCGCCTTCGGCGAGTGCACCGAGATCAGCACCTTGCCCTTGACCGGGTTGCCCGCAGCGTCGAGCACGGGCCACGCGGACAGGTAGCTGTCGCCGAGCTGGAGCGCCCGGCGCATCACTGCCGGCCTGACCTGGGCCATGTTGTTGGCCTCGTCGACCTCGGCGATCAGCTTCGTGCGCGCCTCGGTGTCGCTGGTGATCGCCTCGACCGTCAGCTTGTCCGCGACCGCGTCGATGACCACATCTCCGTGCAGGGTCTCGAACTCGACGCCCTGGTCACGAAGCAGCCGACGCACGCGGCGGGAGGTGAACACCTCCTCCACCGGGCCGTCGCTGTACGCCTTGGCCTTGTCGTAGCCGGGCGCGGCGTCGTCGATCGCCTTCAGCGCGTCGTCGAGATCCGACATCAGGCCGCCCCCTCACGTGCGCTCGCCCGCTGCGGCGGGGCATCGGTCTTCAGGAACACCTCGACCCCGGTGCCGACGGCGTCGACGAGGTCGTCGTGGGCGTCGAGCGGGAACTTCAGCATCTGGGCTTCGAGCTGGTGCAGCCGTCGCTCGTGGACGACGCGTCCGCGCTGGTACTTCGCCAGCAGCGACCCGGCGCGGACTTCCTTCGGCCGGTCCTGGTGGACGGTGCGGACCTTGACGGGCAGGTCGTGCAGGATCGCCAGCCAGGTGTCGCCGCCCTGGTTCGTCTCCACGACCACGCCGGTGATGTCCGGGTACTCGTTCAGGATCTCCAGCACGCGCAGGCGCAGCTTCTCCCCCGGCGGGATCTTCACCTGCTGGGCAAAACGCACCACGCACACGCGGTCCGGGCCCGGCAGCGTCGCGCCGATCACCGCCAGCGCGGTGAAGTCACTCTTCGCCTTCGTCGTCACCGCCGGATCGATCGACAGCAGCTGCCGCACGATCGGCAGATCCGCGCGGTAGACGAAGTCCTCGCCGGTCCAGAACGCGGTGTCCGCGGCCATCGGGTCGTTGCGCATCTGCGACTGGAAGGAGCGGGTGTGGCGGACCGTGTTGATCCACGCCATCGCCCAGCGCTCGGGCCACAGGCTGCGCTCGGTGCCGTCCTCGCCGGTCTGGATGATGTCGTAGTAGCGCGGGGTGAACCGCTCGTCGTCGACGTAGTCCGGGTACTGCTCGCCGCGCTGCTTCGCGGCGATGTCGTCGATGATCGCGCCGGGGATGGCGACGGTGCCGGCCATTGTGACCGAGGCCAGGTTGTTCATCGGCAGGATGCCCGACGTGATCGTCTTGAGCCGGGATTCCTTCTGTGCCGGAGAGTAATTGCCCTCGGTGCCCTCGACGTCGTCCAGAATGATGTGGTCCGGCCGCCGGTTCTCGATCTTCAGGCCGAGCACCTGCGAGTCGATACCGCGGGCGGTGAACACGAACCCCGAGGCGGCGACGTACATGTGCTGCGAGTCCGACACCGTCGTGCCCGACGGACGCCGGGCCGGGGTGCACAGCTGCGGGAAGTCCGACCGCAGCAGTGCGTTGTTCTCCAGCTCGCGCTTGAAGCTGCCGAGGTGGTCGGTGGCTTGGGTGTCACTGTTCGCGAACGCGGCGACGAACTTGCGGTGCCCGTGGGCGGCCATCCACATCGGGAAGATCAGGAACCACCACGTGCTCTTCCCGAGCCCGCGCGGGGCGATGATCGCGTCCCGCAGGTCGCCGGGCGCGAAGGCGCTGATCGGCGCGACGTAGCGCTGGGCCAGCTCGCACCACTCGTAGTGGGCTTCGCTGAACGTGATCTGCTCGCCAGTCTCCTGGGCCCGCAGGTGGTGCGGCAGGTAGATCAGGGCGAAGAGCAGCGGGTCCAGCTCGGTCAGGGCGCGGCGGCCTTCCGGCAGCGCCAGCAGCCGCTCGTCGAGCCCGGCCAGGTGAGCGTCGAGGTCGAACATCGCTCACCTGCCCGACGAAGTACGCAAGTTATTTGCGATTGCAATCCTGTGTAATGCCCGGGCTCCAGGGCCAACCTTTGTGAACGAGAGAGAAATGGCCCTGGCGCTCGTGATGCTCTACATCGACGCGCTCGGCGACATCATCCAGGAGACCAACCCGACCACGGCGACGCTGTTCAAGCTCGTCGCCACGATCTGCGTGATCGTGGCGATCCGGAAGAGGAGGTAGCCGAACGTCCGCTCGGCGGAGCTGGGTGCCACCCACGCCGCGCTCGTGCGCGAGCCTCGGCCGGTGGCACTACCCGGCTCCGCCGGGCAGCCGGTCAACCCCAGGTCGCGGCGAACAGCCGCACGTTCGGGTTGTCCATCGACAGGTCGTGGTGCGTCTGCGGGTGCCAGAACTGGACCAGCGGCGTGCCGGGGTACGTCTGCGGCGCGGTGCGCGGGACGTCGCGCTGGAGGCGGTACCAGAAGTCGACGTCCTCGTAAGCCCAGCCCTCGTAGCGCTCGTCGAAGCCGCCGACGCGGTCGAACGTCGTACGGGTGAAGGCGACCGGGCCGACGCACGGCGACGCGAACAGCTCTGGCTCGGGGTGACCGTAGGCGTGGCCGGCCACCGCCCAGCCCTTGGTCGCCGCCTCGTCGACCGAAGTGCCGCGGTCGAACAAGAGCGTCCACGGCTGGACGTCCAGCTCGGCATCCGCCCACGCCACCGTCGCGGGGCAGGGCGCCATGTCGGCGCCGAAGCACACGAACCGGTCGTACTCGGCCGGGGCAACGCGTACCGCGTTGTTGATCGCTCGCGACACAGAGAACTTCCCGCGCGCGGCGAATTCCGGGTCAGCCGCCACGATGAGGTCGCAACCGGTGCGCTCCCACTCGGCGCGCACGCGACGCCACACGCCTTCGCGGATCACGCCAGCCTCACCGGGCGGGCGTCCGAACGGGACGATGACCGCGGTCCGATTGCCCGGGCGCCGACGCACCTCAAGCGGAGTCATCACAGGAGCCATGTGACCTCCCTTGTCCCGGGCAGCGAGCCGCACAGCGGCCGCGACATCGTCAGCTGGGCTGTAACAGTGGCTGCGGCCGTCTCGATCTACGTGGAACCGACGAAACGGAGTCTCGATGTCAATCAGCGTGCGAACCGCAGCGAAGACGTACACCTACGAAACCGGGAAGATGTTCAGGGTGGGCCAGACCGGCATCCTGTCCGTCTACGACAGCCCGGCCCGCGATGCGCACGCCATCGCCGCCTTCGCTGACGGTCGCTGGCTCTACGTCGAAAACACGGAATCCTCGAAGGCCAAGACCGAACATGAGGCCGCATAAGCTCAGCTCGACGCATCGGTACCGGCGGCCGACCGACACGGCGTCGCTCTCGGAATCACGAGCTGTACGCCTTCTCCCAGCGGTGGATGTTCGCCTCGATCGTCCGGTCGGCCGCCCACTCGCGAGCTTCTTTACCGAGCTGCTCGCGCGCCTCGGCGTTGTCCACGAGGTAGCGCAGGTGCTCGGTCCAGTCGCTGCCCTTGCTGGCCAGGTGCGCGACCGGGCGGCCATAGCCAGAGACCACGCGGTACGGCGAGCCGGGGAAGTCCGAGACGATCGCCGGGATGCCGAGCGCGGACATCTCAACCAGCGCCAGGTCGCTCTTCGCCTCGTTGAAGATCGATGGCCGCAGCGGGATCACCGCCAGGTCGAAGTCCACCGCGCGCAGGAAGTCGCCGACGGACTCGTGCCAGCCGGTCCACCGCGTGCGGCTGTGGTTGCTACGGACGCGCTCCTGGTACGGGGCACCCATACAGTGCAGCTCCGCCCGGTTCCGGTAGTCCGGATGCTGAAGGAACCGGCGCAGGGGCCGGGCCAGCTCCCCGAAGTCCCGCAGGTGCGAGGCTCCGCCGCGCCAGCCGATCGTCACCAGGTCCGGGTCCGGGGCCGCGGGCTTCTCGTGGCCGAGCAGCCAGCCCGGCACCTGGTTCGGCAGCACGACGATGTCGGCGGTCGCGTTGATCGACCGGGCGTGCTCGGCCAGCCGATCGGTGGTCACGGTGATCACGTCGGCCACGGCCATGTTCTTGTGGTAGCGCTCGACCGTGTCGGCGTCGTAGAACCGCGCGGCCTGCCGGTTGGACCGGTCCACGTCGGACAGCAGGTCGTCGGTCTCGAACACGAGCTTGGTGTGGCCGGCACGCGCGAGCTTCTGCCACGTCACCGTCGCGCCCTCGTTGCAGATCCGCTGGCCTACAACCACGTCGCAGTCGCCGTTCTTCACCTCGTTCGGCACCACGCGGCCGTCGGCCATCACGTCGTGGCCACGCTTCGCCAGCTCGGAGCCGGGCAGCAGACAGCGGTAGAAGCCGCAGCCGGAGTAGTCGGCCACCCACATGAAGATCCGCACTGAACCTCCTGGTGACGGCAAATGCGCGATACTTCACGCATGCGATTCGGTAAGTTCGATGTGCGCTACTTGGGCACGGTGCTCGCGCTCGCGTTCATTCTGTTGATCATCATGAGCGTGCGCCTCGGCCAGGGCACTGAGTGGTGGGCGGCCTGGGGCCAGTGGGTCGGCGGCGTGGGTTCGATCGGTGCTGCGGCCGTAGCCGTGTGGATCGCCATCGAAGGGTGGCGTAAATCCGACCACGAACTGACACGAGCACGGGAAATTGAAGAGCAGTCCCTGGCGTCCAAGCTCGGCGTCTGGATCGGCGAGACTTTCGGTCCAGTTCAGACCATCAACATCAACATGGGTTGGGTCGATCAAAGCGGCTGGTATGCCGTAAAGGTTCGCAACGCCACCGACACCCCAATGTATGACATCGCCGTGATGGTGGACTTCGGATACCCAGACAAGCTCTATCACCATAGAAGGCCAGTACTGGGCCCCGCCTCGACGGAAGACTTCGAACTTGAACATGGTGCCTTTCAGAACTACCTCGACCGGGTTGTCGCACATATCCGTGAAACACGGAAAGGTGAAGCACACGGCGAGATAGCGAACGCACTGGCTGACACGAACACGAAGCTCGACCACTTGTACGTCATCGAGCGCGCGACGGTGAGAGTCGAGTTCACCGATGGAAATAACACCCGCTGGCGGCGAACGACACCGGGCAAGCTGGAAAAGATCTGATCCAGGCGTCAAACGCGACGACCGCTCAACTCCGCCCGCTTGGCCGCGTTCCGCTCCCGCGCCTGCCGCAGCAGCTCGGCCACGTCGGCCGGCACCTCGGTCACGGTGGCAGTCAGGGAGCCCTCGACCTTCTGCGGCGCGTCGGCGCCGGTGAGCTTTGCCAGGCGCTCGTCGAGCTTGATCAGCCGGTCCACGGTGGACAGGCGGAGCCCGTAGTCCCGGACGATCTCCTCGGTCTCCGGGTCGCGGACCACGTCGCCGTCCTTGCCCGCGGTGACCGGGGCCGGGTCGACATCGAGCAGCTCGCCGACCTTGAGCCGCAGCGCGTTCGTGCGCTCGATCAGGACGGTGCGGTAGTGCTCGGCCACGGGACCGACGCGTTCGGCGGCCTCCAGCTCGATCAGCTTCCGCACGGTCTCGTGGCTGATCGGCTCGCCTTGGGCGGTCATGAGCGCGGCGACAGCGCGCAAGCTGTGACCCTCCAGGGACAGCTCGAAGGCGCGGACCTGGCGCTCGGCCTTGGCGGCGACAGCGCCGCTGGTCTGGTGGTTGGTGCCGCCGTTGCCCATCGCGCTCACCCCCAGCGGTCGAAGACCCGGGAGCGCGGGCGCACCAGGGCGCCCGCGCTCAACCGGGGGTTGGGTCCCGGAGCCTCGCACGGCCAGGTGGTGGTCGTCGAGTGTGTCCGTGGGGCCGGGAGACGAAGAAACGGAGCTGCCTCGCCTCCCCCCGCCGAGCGTCTGTGGGATTCGGGCGCAGCTCCGCCTCGCTGTGTGACGCTACGTACTCGACAGGGCCCTGTCAACCAGTGTCGAGCAGTAGCTGGTTACGCAGCCTCGGCGGCCTGGCGGTCGATGAGCCGGAGC
Encoded proteins:
- a CDS encoding HK97 gp10 family phage protein encodes the protein MAEYHEAPDWREKIAADVRELFGQLVGEVLDDAKRLVPVDTGHLRESLSSEINGDTARIGSDLNYALYVEEGHRVAYRGPDGETVFTGDMVPPQPYLRPALYRRRGA
- a CDS encoding phage major capsid protein: MAVAFTGAGWIPIETNPDVIQKVQQTSAVERFGHHVPMGSNTKYTPRSGGVVLGRWAKSTSAPADSSPNDSVLLASDKIGGKVTIAEEDMSDSLASIVDAKSVDAGTSYAKLFDNVCLGITAAKATSGWLFDSLYYILTQNDTVTGYTGGTNLSTGATAATYDNLSASLGVYEQGDYFDEAETIVIAHPAFKQILRGIKDNSGSPILNESSNGTAGGGQGGTPKLFGYDLQWSMGCKTSAAGSQAPTGKPFIVYGNRQYLQVGDRNPLAVNFQDAETGIGVDTDENVLYFRARKAFAVGAPGAFSMQVIG
- a CDS encoding phage scaffolding protein; this encodes MAIKTLNSRFRRFAREAGGDGGTGGGGGTGTGGDGGQGTGGSGGGDGTGGGTNDEWKPPTKAEWEAQQAELSRVNAESASRRVKLKELQQQNETDAEKAKREADEAAAARYKPTAVKASARAALLEADAKTDRVGALAGLLDVSKLDIDDKGQITGLDAEVKRVKAEYPEFFKAEGEGEKPRPGKLTPGGKTTAATEKTAGEIIAARYGG
- a CDS encoding phage portal protein produces the protein MSDLDDALKAIDDAAPGYDKAKAYSDGPVEEVFTSRRVRRLLRDQGVEFETLHGDVVIDAVADKLTVEAITSDTEARTKLIAEVDEANNMAQVRPAVMRRALQLGDSYLSAWPVLDAAGNPVKGKVLISVHSPKAMRVLYDEDEPGTPRVAIQKWVVRTPVGAKRTRVDLLYADRIEHYISLGARSSKAGDFQPYEAEGRDAVEENPYGFPVFHFHGTGLPGEYGTPEHKCFYGTQNKLLKLEIGDMAGVDFNTLPQRLGLRDAGKPGPSPVDDLDEDEFLASPDGQRTSSTTGDRKSKLSSEPGSFWDLEGYRDVKQLDPGSPAVFLDRREAYLREGSVVSKTPLHLFDRTGQIPSGESLKTANEPLDNKSRRRRTAFDPTWRAFYRFVLKILGEDDAPVTLTWAPIESTDKTTKLNQAKQEQEVGVPVGQSLMGLGYKPDDVKRWLDDGDGGLPQRIAMVAQLGTAVGDFASAVAAGLMDQATVQQVITKLVGDVTGPDDDGTG
- a CDS encoding galactosyltransferase-related protein; protein product: MIREGVWRRVRAEWERTGCDLIVAADPEFAARGKFSVSRAINNAVRVAPAEYDRFVCFGADMAPCPATVAWADAELDVQPWTLLFDRGTSVDEAATKGWAVAGHAYGHPEPELFASPCVGPVAFTRTTFDRVGGFDERYEGWAYEDVDFWYRLQRDVPRTAPQTYPGTPLVQFWHPQTHHDLSMDNPNVRLFAATWG
- a CDS encoding glycosyltransferase is translated as MRIFMWVADYSGCGFYRCLLPGSELAKRGHDVMADGRVVPNEVKNGDCDVVVGQRICNEGATVTWQKLARAGHTKLVFETDDLLSDVDRSNRQAARFYDADTVERYHKNMAVADVITVTTDRLAEHARSINATADIVVLPNQVPGWLLGHEKPAAPDPDLVTIGWRGGASHLRDFGELARPLRRFLQHPDYRNRAELHCMGAPYQERVRSNHSRTRWTGWHESVGDFLRAVDFDLAVIPLRPSIFNEAKSDLALVEMSALGIPAIVSDFPGSPYRVVSGYGRPVAHLASKGSDWTEHLRYLVDNAEAREQLGKEAREWAADRTIEANIHRWEKAYSS